A window of the Caldalkalibacillus salinus genome harbors these coding sequences:
- the dxs gene encoding 1-deoxy-D-xylulose-5-phosphate synthase, giving the protein MRLEEIQSPEQIKHCTIEELEKLAEEIRHFLISQLSKTGGHLAPNLGIVELTLVLHQMYDSPKDKFIWDVGHQAYVHKILTGRMGMFDTLRKYKGLCGFPKTRESEHDVWETGHSSTSLSAAMGMAIARDLKKEDHHVVAVIGDGALTGGMALEALNHIGHEQKDMTVVLNDNEMSISPNVGALHNHLGKLRTAKQYRWVKEELEYLLRRIPAVGGKLASTAERVKDSLKYLLVSGVLFEELGYTYLGPIDGHNIEELLTCFSQAKRTKGPVLLHVVTKKGKGYAPAEADSDSWHGGGPYKIESGEFIKGVGGPPDYKKVFGQAMIELAEKIPEVVAVTPAMSSGSGLNPFAKAYPERFFDVGIAEQHATTMSAGLATQGMKPVTAIYSTFLQRGYDQVVHDVTRQNLNVKFAIDRSGFVGADGETHQGVYDIAFLRHLPNMRIMMGKDENEFRNLLYTSLMIDGPTAVRFPRGAGVGVDMDEDFQQIPVGTWDMIKEGHECAILAVGPMVQLAEKAAEELMKDGMKPYVINCRFIKPLDEKMLLDFVHKGIHLITVEEHALAGGFGSAVLEFFNEQQVEGVSVKRMGVPDVFVEHGSVTDQRKEVGLTVENIVKQVRSVYQEVRKIQRA; this is encoded by the coding sequence ATGCGCCTTGAAGAGATTCAATCCCCGGAACAAATCAAACATTGCACAATAGAAGAGCTGGAAAAGCTAGCCGAGGAGATACGTCATTTCTTGATCTCACAGTTATCCAAAACTGGCGGACATCTAGCCCCCAACCTAGGCATTGTCGAATTAACGTTGGTTTTACATCAGATGTATGATTCGCCAAAGGATAAATTCATTTGGGATGTGGGCCATCAGGCGTATGTACATAAGATTTTAACGGGGCGTATGGGCATGTTTGACACCTTACGCAAATATAAAGGACTCTGTGGTTTCCCAAAGACGAGGGAAAGCGAGCATGATGTTTGGGAAACCGGGCACAGTAGTACATCTCTTTCTGCCGCAATGGGGATGGCGATTGCTAGAGACCTGAAGAAAGAGGATCACCATGTTGTCGCTGTCATCGGTGATGGTGCGCTCACGGGCGGTATGGCTTTAGAAGCGCTAAACCATATAGGGCATGAGCAAAAAGATATGACCGTGGTCTTGAATGATAATGAGATGTCAATTTCCCCCAACGTAGGTGCCTTGCATAACCACCTTGGCAAGCTAAGAACGGCGAAGCAATACCGTTGGGTAAAAGAAGAGCTCGAATATCTGTTGCGACGCATTCCTGCTGTAGGGGGTAAGCTTGCGAGCACGGCAGAGCGAGTAAAGGATAGCTTAAAATATCTACTCGTTTCTGGTGTTTTGTTTGAGGAGCTAGGCTATACGTATCTAGGGCCAATCGATGGTCATAACATCGAAGAGTTGCTAACGTGCTTTAGTCAAGCCAAACGTACAAAAGGACCTGTCCTTTTACATGTGGTGACTAAAAAAGGGAAAGGGTACGCCCCTGCTGAAGCCGATTCCGATTCTTGGCATGGAGGTGGTCCATACAAGATAGAGTCAGGTGAATTCATTAAAGGCGTTGGAGGACCACCTGACTATAAGAAAGTTTTCGGACAAGCTATGATTGAATTAGCAGAAAAGATACCGGAGGTTGTTGCGGTCACACCGGCGATGTCTTCAGGATCAGGTTTAAATCCTTTTGCTAAAGCTTACCCGGAACGTTTCTTTGACGTAGGGATAGCTGAACAGCACGCTACGACGATGAGCGCGGGTTTGGCCACACAGGGTATGAAACCGGTGACTGCGATTTATTCAACGTTTCTACAGCGGGGTTACGATCAAGTCGTCCATGATGTCACCAGACAAAATTTAAACGTTAAATTCGCCATTGACAGATCCGGTTTCGTTGGTGCAGATGGTGAAACGCATCAGGGTGTCTACGATATTGCGTTTTTACGGCATTTACCGAATATGCGGATTATGATGGGGAAAGACGAAAATGAGTTTAGGAACTTATTATACACATCATTAATGATAGATGGTCCGACCGCTGTTAGGTTTCCTAGAGGGGCTGGCGTCGGCGTCGATATGGATGAGGACTTTCAGCAAATCCCTGTTGGCACGTGGGATATGATCAAGGAAGGTCATGAATGTGCCATACTGGCAGTAGGACCGATGGTTCAATTGGCTGAGAAAGCAGCGGAAGAGCTTATGAAGGATGGCATGAAGCCTTACGTGATTAACTGTCGTTTCATTAAGCCATTAGATGAGAAAATGCTACTCGACTTCGTGCATAAAGGGATACATCTCATCACCGTGGAGGAACATGCGCTTGCTGGAGGATTCGGTAGTGCTGTACTCGAATTCTTTAACGAACAGCAGGTCGAAGGTGTTTCAGTAAAACGAATGGGTGTACCGGACGTTTTTGTAGAGCATGGATCAGTCACTGATCAGAGAAAAGAAGTGGGTCTGACAGTCGAGAACATTGTTAAGCAGGTCCGTTCGGTATACCAAGAAGTGAGAAAAATACAAAGGGCGTAG